Proteins encoded within one genomic window of Hyalangium ruber:
- a CDS encoding M28 family metallopeptidase, whose amino-acid sequence MAVVTLVGVYALVTWSRQPPSPVPADAPPTVFSEARAAPLLRHLAADIGSRPQGSSRDAQSAEYLAQRLREIPGLEVQVQDAQGALVGPDRAVAYRVRNILARLPGREPGAAVLISAHYDSHADAPGAGDNAVAVAAAVEVARALAAGPQPRHDILFNLNGGEEYGLVGADAFLQHPWAREVQAVINLDAAGPGGKSLLFRATPDAAGLLKTYASSVPHPFGSVVGEDLFRAQLVPSDTDFRVYRDRGLRVLDSAFIEDGYAYHTPLDTPERVTPGSLQHVGSNTLALARALAEQPPPPSAQAETSIYYDLLGGVMFVYSARTALALAGLSTLGVLGALLVAWRRGGVSPKAVGWGAAVTLAGLLAGLCLPVALALLEAYLFKRPHGWYATPSLAWLGFGTLALVGPLAVASAWVRRAERRGVPGAAQALTLWAGGLLVWALLQGLLVALGAVVAYLACWWLLPGALGLAAACQWPRWRAVLAWVAFLPGALLTAQSGLLLLELFIPVAGRSGPVIPFDPVIALLIAFIVISAALTGLPALLPQRRLGRAALALSLVAVLAAGVLALRSPYTPERPKRVTLTHADEEGQSRLWVDGADFLELEGLLPGLSTSSRHGTAQQHRISEKPTGRQAPSLEVIPAGEGPEGTRRVTLRWHGESGERLSLFIPRKALAGWSLTPPLPTLPEDERTYTIHALMKPDVSWEVTLLLRGAAPVKVQVRELAEGERTPALESARAALPSWVTAGTRIVSLRSLSL is encoded by the coding sequence GTGGCTGTGGTCACCCTCGTGGGGGTGTACGCGCTGGTCACCTGGTCGCGCCAGCCGCCGTCACCCGTTCCCGCCGACGCCCCACCCACCGTCTTCTCCGAGGCACGCGCGGCGCCGCTCCTGCGCCACCTGGCGGCGGACATCGGCTCCCGTCCCCAGGGCAGCTCCCGCGACGCCCAGTCGGCGGAGTACCTGGCGCAGCGCCTGCGGGAGATCCCCGGTCTGGAGGTGCAGGTCCAGGACGCGCAAGGCGCCCTCGTGGGGCCGGACCGGGCGGTGGCCTACCGGGTGCGCAACATCCTCGCGAGGCTGCCCGGCCGTGAGCCCGGCGCGGCGGTGCTGATCTCCGCCCACTACGACAGCCACGCGGATGCGCCCGGCGCTGGAGACAACGCCGTGGCCGTGGCCGCCGCGGTGGAGGTGGCCCGAGCGCTCGCCGCGGGGCCCCAGCCGCGCCATGACATCCTCTTCAACCTCAATGGAGGCGAGGAGTACGGGCTGGTCGGCGCCGACGCCTTCTTGCAGCACCCCTGGGCCCGCGAGGTCCAGGCGGTGATCAACCTCGATGCTGCGGGGCCAGGTGGCAAGTCGCTCCTCTTTCGCGCCACGCCCGATGCCGCCGGGCTGCTGAAGACCTACGCGAGCAGCGTGCCCCATCCCTTCGGCTCCGTGGTGGGGGAGGATCTATTTCGCGCGCAGCTCGTCCCGTCCGATACCGACTTCCGCGTCTACCGCGACCGCGGGCTGCGGGTCCTGGACTCGGCCTTCATCGAGGACGGCTACGCCTACCACACCCCGCTGGACACGCCCGAGCGGGTGACGCCCGGCAGCCTCCAGCACGTGGGGAGCAACACCCTGGCGCTCGCGCGCGCGCTGGCGGAGCAGCCGCCGCCTCCGAGCGCCCAGGCGGAGACCTCCATCTATTACGATCTGCTGGGCGGGGTGATGTTCGTCTACTCCGCGCGCACCGCGCTCGCGTTGGCGGGGCTCTCCACGCTGGGCGTGCTGGGAGCGCTGCTCGTCGCGTGGCGCCGCGGCGGAGTCTCCCCGAAGGCAGTGGGGTGGGGTGCGGCTGTCACCCTGGCAGGGCTCCTCGCGGGGCTGTGCCTGCCGGTGGCGCTCGCGCTGCTGGAGGCGTACCTGTTCAAGCGCCCCCACGGCTGGTATGCGACGCCATCCCTGGCCTGGCTCGGCTTCGGGACGCTCGCCCTCGTGGGCCCGCTGGCGGTGGCCTCCGCGTGGGTGCGGCGTGCCGAGCGGCGCGGAGTCCCCGGTGCGGCGCAGGCCCTGACCCTCTGGGCCGGAGGGCTGCTGGTGTGGGCGCTGCTCCAAGGGCTGTTGGTGGCGCTGGGCGCGGTCGTCGCCTACCTCGCGTGCTGGTGGCTGCTGCCCGGAGCGTTGGGGCTCGCCGCCGCGTGCCAGTGGCCACGCTGGCGCGCTGTGCTGGCGTGGGTCGCCTTCCTGCCCGGCGCGCTCCTCACCGCGCAGAGCGGGCTGCTGCTGCTGGAGCTCTTCATCCCCGTGGCCGGGCGCTCGGGGCCCGTCATTCCGTTCGATCCCGTCATCGCGCTCCTGATCGCGTTCATCGTCATCAGCGCGGCGCTCACGGGCCTGCCCGCGCTGCTTCCTCAGCGCCGCCTGGGACGCGCCGCGCTGGCGCTGTCCCTCGTGGCGGTGCTCGCCGCCGGGGTACTGGCGCTGCGCTCCCCCTACACCCCGGAGCGGCCCAAGCGGGTGACGCTCACGCACGCCGACGAGGAGGGCCAGTCCCGCCTCTGGGTGGATGGTGCGGACTTCCTCGAGCTGGAGGGACTGCTGCCCGGGCTGAGTACCTCTTCTCGGCACGGCACCGCGCAGCAGCATCGAATCTCCGAGAAGCCCACGGGCCGCCAGGCGCCCTCGCTGGAAGTCATCCCCGCGGGGGAAGGGCCAGAGGGAACACGCAGGGTGACGCTGCGGTGGCACGGAGAGTCCGGCGAGCGGCTCTCGCTCTTCATTCCGCGCAAGGCCCTGGCGGGCTGGTCGCTCACACCGCCCCTGCCCACGCTGCCCGAGGATGAGCGGACCTACACGATCCACGCGTTGATGAAGCCGGATGTCTCCTGGGAAGTCACCCTGTTGCTGCGAGGCGCGGCGCCCGTGAAGGTCCAGGTCCGCGAGCTCGCCGAGGGCGAGCGCACGCCCGCACTGGAGTCGGCCCGTGCCGCCCTGCCTTCCTGGGTGACGGCCGGAACGCGGATCGTCTCCCTGCGCTCCCTGTCGCTTTGA
- a CDS encoding YbaY family lipoprotein — MTRRITALAGCLAALTLSACASTPPTPETQTPETQAPEMKTPDTTPTERPTPPASTQVTGTVRYRERIALSPEAVVQVEVVEVSAEGRPGDVVGTQTLRSPGQVPIPFSVDVPSERIRADATYLVRARITDGARTFSTPEPITVLTQGGRTTDVEVLLRSGN, encoded by the coding sequence ATGACTCGCCGAATCACCGCGCTCGCGGGATGCCTCGCCGCGCTCACCCTGTCCGCCTGCGCCTCTACGCCCCCCACCCCCGAAACCCAGACCCCCGAGACCCAGGCCCCCGAGATGAAGACCCCCGACACCACCCCCACGGAGCGCCCTACCCCTCCCGCCAGCACCCAGGTGACCGGGACGGTGCGGTACCGCGAGCGCATCGCCCTCTCCCCGGAGGCCGTCGTCCAGGTGGAGGTGGTGGAGGTCTCCGCCGAGGGCCGCCCTGGGGACGTGGTCGGCACACAGACCCTGCGCTCCCCGGGCCAGGTCCCCATCCCCTTCTCCGTGGACGTGCCCTCCGAGCGCATCCGCGCCGACGCCACCTACCTCGTCCGGGCGCGCATCACCGACGGCGCGCGGACCTTCTCCACGCCCGAGCCCATCACCGTGCTCACCCAGGGCGGCCGGACCACGGACGTAGAGGTCCTCTTGCGCAGCGGAAACTGA
- a CDS encoding ammonium transporter, whose translation MKKWAAMAVLVGVGVLGMLVTPQAQAKQGGPINTADTAWILTATALVLLMTPGLSFFYGGMVRLKNVVSTLLQSFMAMAVISLLWVVVGFSLSFGDSFHGLIGDPRTFFMFSGVGGETHPDLAPTIPLLLFALFQLKFAIITPALITGAFAERVRFKAYVVFMVLFSLVIYAPLAHWTWHPEGFLRQWGVLDFAGGTVVHMSAGFAALAGALVLGRRQVHRENLSHTPANLPFVMLGTGMLWFGWFGFNAGSALSASSTATLAFATTNTASAAAMLGWIAFDWLRGRKPGALGACVGAVVGLVAVTPAAGFITVGQSIMVGLVASFVSNAAAHFKSRTAVDDTLDVFPCHGLGGVVGMVLTGVLAKDVGLLYGETRTFLMHMLALVVVSAFSFIGSYLLYKLVDRIVPLRVTAKHEEEGLDRSQHDETVGETAVLSAPPPAAASVATSSEPARPEGSLPVPA comes from the coding sequence ATGAAGAAGTGGGCGGCGATGGCAGTCCTGGTAGGTGTAGGTGTGTTGGGCATGCTGGTGACGCCTCAGGCCCAGGCGAAACAGGGCGGGCCCATCAACACGGCGGACACGGCGTGGATCCTCACCGCGACGGCGCTGGTGCTGCTGATGACGCCGGGCCTGTCGTTCTTCTACGGCGGCATGGTGCGGCTGAAGAACGTGGTCTCCACGCTGCTGCAGAGCTTCATGGCCATGGCGGTCATCAGCCTGCTCTGGGTGGTGGTGGGCTTCAGCCTCAGCTTCGGTGACAGCTTCCACGGGCTCATCGGCGATCCGCGCACCTTCTTCATGTTCAGCGGCGTGGGCGGCGAGACGCACCCGGATCTGGCGCCCACCATCCCGCTGCTGCTCTTCGCGCTGTTCCAGCTCAAGTTCGCCATCATCACCCCGGCGCTCATCACCGGCGCGTTCGCCGAGCGCGTGCGCTTCAAGGCGTACGTCGTCTTCATGGTGCTCTTCAGCCTCGTCATCTACGCGCCGCTGGCGCACTGGACGTGGCACCCGGAGGGCTTCCTGCGCCAGTGGGGCGTGCTGGACTTCGCGGGCGGCACGGTGGTGCATATGTCCGCGGGCTTCGCGGCGCTGGCCGGCGCGCTGGTGCTGGGGCGGCGGCAGGTCCACCGCGAGAATCTCAGCCACACCCCGGCCAACCTGCCGTTCGTGATGCTGGGCACGGGCATGCTGTGGTTTGGCTGGTTCGGGTTCAACGCGGGCTCGGCGCTCAGCGCCTCGTCCACGGCCACGCTCGCCTTCGCCACTACCAACACCGCCTCGGCCGCCGCCATGCTGGGGTGGATCGCCTTCGACTGGCTGCGCGGCCGCAAGCCGGGTGCCCTGGGCGCTTGCGTGGGCGCGGTGGTGGGCCTGGTGGCGGTGACTCCCGCGGCCGGCTTCATCACCGTGGGCCAGAGCATCATGGTGGGCCTGGTGGCCAGCTTCGTCAGCAACGCGGCCGCGCACTTCAAGAGCCGCACCGCGGTGGATGACACGCTGGATGTCTTCCCCTGCCACGGCCTGGGCGGCGTGGTGGGCATGGTGCTCACCGGCGTGCTGGCCAAGGACGTGGGCCTCCTCTACGGCGAGACGCGCACCTTCCTCATGCACATGCTGGCGCTGGTCGTCGTCTCCGCCTTCTCGTTCATCGGCTCCTACCTGCTCTACAAGCTGGTGGATCGCATCGTCCCGCTGCGTGTCACCGCCAAGCACGAGGAGGAGGGGCTCGACCGCAGCCAGCATGACGAGACGGTGGGGGAGACGGCTGTGTTGTCCGCGCCGCCTCCGGCCGCGGCTTCGGTGGCTACTTCCTCCGAGCCCGCCCGTCCTGAGGGATCGCTCCCGGTGCCGGCCTGA